A window of Cryptosporidium parvum Iowa II chromosome 1, whole genome shotgun sequence contains these coding sequences:
- a CDS encoding VDP/USO1/YBL047C family vesicular transport factor: MAFSLLRKVNEKVLNSVSLLDASLDVDYIIADVRNSITSKNTEKVEAGINSLVEFGEKNRNALILQREWVQLVFWVISWMGNDINKNILSNILQLIIKMIDDNKSNSKFISCCDFPSPFPNKESSIEVENAKIIEEVANVSKGGTQLLETLRHINYEETDIYIKYDVVKILSIIQKSGLGNFKLDQIILSQGDCMGILLELIMDGLDNRSSYLQNSLELLMLLTKSNSEVQKMITYNGSVSKILNIIQEETQQFIKKDGPHKGFIQSDNIIDDFLLITDFGSPMYSNLEILQISIEIIFHISKSQNCLKFIVEASNEKQVFLDIITDLIGFCFLFLEYSFYNSEMYNVDVVQGNESLIGNEQNMILASIILRVVEISNSYIQSMNIGSSLNMAEKMREILCTMIASPVLIKFGLLEKVIQFLLTFQDQSPVNNPEWCSMVLSSGITPALWFGFSKIISDYKPTIDYITENKSSEIEQHAKQIQELKEKYMNQMENSLLEWFGVIIIPKTFSLSLLISRDDSVFKSLINDQNLGSFSLDKIGSSQDKIFKDFISFCFWFPITEFQRLYNKSVFLRLETQLAIEDGSQSSQEDEANLNLTQIFHYRLFRCIQILQILILNGLHFSIKKDFKINDITSVVNKIWENEQSDNVKVQNSSNSSQKEVFGKLIDLGRPMITDILEALETEYNTLLLNLIKAYGTKNEDENIQMNKNSHVFNTMTTLTQVIISLIAFNIKNPDFEISNSFIQSIKLLDEKLKTQLNKDSCSLISDVISVLLFRFGALKNTNILNQINKRFKTHYYSSFVLNKQTHACILHAILNCAGNRGIYSKEDLSFKDKIDHEIFVSKEQEILMKSEDECVNCIYLTEKMLNDRKNLIKIIKKKQEEINVLVKAYMESQEALRNVSTNKDESEQNKGCSERKDVAIDKPVDTSDYFALLEMVGILYRRFPNIKEFIENHLMLSNQVKSEISSILLDEDIQNFEYEYLTDSGEILLEERDQQNVENSTTIMFDDNTEDKLLPSEVERS; encoded by the coding sequence ATGGCATTTTCTCTATTGAGAAAAGTCAATGAAAAAGTGTTGAATTCAGTTTCTCTACTGGATGCCTCACTGGATGTTGACTATATTATAGCTGATGTAAGGAATTCAATTACTTCAAAAAATACTGAAAAAGTCGAGGCAGGGATTAATTCTCTAGTGGaatttggagaaaaaaatagaaatgcCTTAATTTTACAGAGAGAGTGGGTACAATTAGTATTTTGGGTAATAAGCTGGATGGGGAATgatattaacaaaaatatcctttcaaatatacttcagttaataataaagatgattGATGATAACAAAAGTAATTCTAAGTTTATAAGTTGCTGTGATTTTCCAAGTCCCTTTCCAAATAAGGAAAGTTCCATAGAGGTCGAAAAtgcaaaaattattgaggAAGTTGCAAACGTAAGTAAAGGAGGTACCCAATTACTTGAAACTTTGAGACATATAAATTATGAGGAAACTGACATTTATATTAAGTATGACGTTGTAAAGATTCTTAGTATAATCCAAAAGAGCGGATTAGGAAACTTTAAACTGgatcaaataattctttctcAAGGAGATTGCATGGGAATACTTTTAGAGCTTATTATGGATGGTTTAGATAATCGTAGTTCTTATTTACAGAACTCTCTTGAACTATTAATGCTCTTAACTAAGTCGAATTCGGAGGTACAAAAAATGATCACCTATAATGGTTCAGTttcaaagattttgaatattattcaagaaGAAACTCAAcaatttatcaaaaagGACGGACCCCACAAAGGGTTTATTCAATCTGATAACATTATTGATGACTTTTTGTTAATTACTGATTTTGGTTCACCAATGTACTCAAATCTTGAGATTCTACAAATCTCCATTGAGATTATATTTCATATATCAAAGTCCCAAAATTGCTTAAAGTTTATCGTGGAGGCGAGTAATGAAAAACAAGTATTTCTGGATATTATAACTGATCTAATTGGGTTTTGCTTCTTGTTTCTTGAATATAGTTTTTATAACAGCGAAATGTATAATGTTGATGTGGTACAAGGTAATGAGAGCTTAATAGGAAATGAACAAAATATGATCCTTGCATCTATTATATTAAGAGTAGTTGAAATCTCGAATTCTTACATTCAATCGATGAACATAGGAAGCTCACTAAATATGGCTGAGAAAATGAGAGAAATCTTATGCACTATGATTGCTAGTCcagttttaataaaatttggaCTTTTAGAAAAAGTGATACAATTTTTACTGACTTTCCAAGATCAAAGTCCAGTTAATAACCCAGAATGGTGCTCTATGGTCTTGTCTTCTGGTATAACTCCTGCTCTTTGGTTTGGATTTAGCAAGATTATTTCTGATTACAAGCCTACAATAGATTATATTACTGAGAATAAGTCATCTGAAATTGAACAGCATGCAAAACAAATACAGGAGCTAAAAGAAAAGTATATGAACCAAATGGAAAATAGTCTTCTAGAATGGTTTggagttattattatacCTAAAACCTTTTCTTTGAGCCTACTTATTTCAAGAGATGATTCtgtatttaaatctttGATAAATGATCAAAATCTTGGCTCGTTTTCTTTAGACAAAATAGGCTCTTCTCAAGATAAGatttttaaagattttatttcattttgtTTTTGGTTCCCTATTACAGAGTTCCAGCgtttatataataaatcagTTTTCTTGAGATTGGAAACTCAATTAGCAATTGAAGATGGCTCTCAAAGCTCTCAAGAAGATGAAGCAAATCTTAATTTAACACAGATATTCCATTATAGACTATTCAGATGTATTCAGATATTACAAATTCTCATTTTGAATGGTTTGCACTTTTCAATTAAGAaagatttcaaaattaatgatattacTTCAGTGGTTAATAAAATATGGGAAAATGAACAATCTGATAATGTTAAGGTAcaaaattcatcaaattcttcCCAAAAAGAGGTTTTTGGAAAGCTTATAGACCTTGGGAGACCGATGATTACGGATATATTAGAAGCACTGGAAACTGAATATAATACTTTGCTTCTGAACTTAATTAAAGCTTATGGAACTAAGAACGAAGATGAAAACATACAGATGAATAAAAACTCTCATGTTTTCAATACTATGACTACTTTAACTCAAGTGATAATCTCCCTTATTGCATTTAACATTAAAAACCCAGATTTTGAGATctcaaattcttttattcaaaGCATAAAGCTTCTTGATGAAAAACTTAAAACTCAACTTAACAAGGACTCTTGCTCACTTATCTCTGATGTTATTTCCGTCCTATTGTTCAGATTTGGAGCTTTAAAAAATACCAATATCCtcaatcaaattaataaaaggTTCAAAACTCATTATTATAGTAGCTTTGTACTCAATAAACAAACTCATGCATGCATATTACATGCAATTCTGAATTGCGCGGGAAATAGAGGTATTTACTCAAAAGAGGACCTTAGCTTTAAAGACAAAATTGATCATGAGATTTTTGTTTCAAAAGAGCAggaaatattgatgaagaGCGAAGATGAGTGTGTCAACTGTATCTACTTAACTGAGAAAATGTTGAATGATCGAAAGAATTTAATCAAgattataaaaaagaagCAGGAAGAGATAAATGTCTTAGTTAAGGCTTATATGGAATCCCAGGAAGCTTTGAGAAATGTTTCAACTAATAAAGATGAATCTGAGCAAAATAAGGGTTGTTCTGAGAGAAAAGATGTAGCTATTGACAAGCCGGTTGATACTTCTGATTATTTTGCTCTTCTAGAAATGGTGGGAATCTTATACAGAAGATTCCCAAATATTAAGGAATTCATAGAAAACCACTTAATGCTGTCTAACCAGGTCAAATCAGAAATTTCCTCTATTTTGCTCGATGAGGATATCCAAAACTTCgaatatgaatatttaacAGATTCAGGAGAAATACTATTGGAAGAAAGAGATCAGCaaaatgttgaaaataGCACTACTATTATGTTTGACGATAATACAGAAGATAAGCTATTGCCTAGTGAGGTAGAAAGGAGTTAG
- a CDS encoding ATM1-like ABC transporter with 6 transmembrane domains: MWAFTQKASNLKILKPHPFVLNRSTKYGILYLGVFATSIRGKRAFFSSESNFAQGNCMHAMTTSTFKNKDLAKENKLVNILKKSRFIQEKDSKNIEILTKYLWPKNREYRKRIIFSLLSLGVAKLATIQVPLLLSRLIDNVGAISSSNLSLSLTNKLNVLFLISSYGIARISSSGFNELRNALFSEVSQYACKDLSLKAFHHFHNVSNLSFIQSHRSGELLTIITRGFKSVSKLLNIMIFQIIPTTAEFLMVLGILLHKVGSEVALITLATMVAYMDFTRRITHKRTIYRKNMNTSEQKSNGLLSDSLINAETLKYLNGEKYIYDLYSKYQEIYKNSNVKVQTSLAFLNFGQNFIFTGGLLSAMLITTNKVLAGTLPIGSIVLVTSLLFQLAIPLNFIGMIYRESKLTLIDLSKLNEYLTIKPKNSSNSQCRTIQLNPKTKVLDFYKEMNLNGTGSSSKKNSIKLENVSFGFPSTFGNEHTYIETSNSSDDLVVNDLSLEIPLGKRMGFVGSSGSGKTTLAKLIYRIFEPNSGKIRIFGKEIEDYEINEYRNCFAVLPQEVLLLNMSIIDNLKIANNNATLDEIKSACKLAGVHENILKMKNGYETIVGERGCSLSGGEKQRLGFARMLIKKSPIWILDEPTSALDLINHNFMVKMLSFLHEYSLSTSNSVNLNDKYDLGSKYKDIFSLIPYVKDKKEIQSIKKLIDDIVKLPLTIIVIAHRLSSVRNFDLIAYLEEGNVKEVGNHDQLIENKMQYYQLWNKQHIDSILK, translated from the coding sequence ATGTGGGCTTTTACTCAGAAAGCTTCCAACTTAAAAATCTTGAAACCCCATCCTTTTGTTTTGAATAGGTCAACTAAATATGgaattctttatttggGAGTGTTTGCAACCTCAATTAGAGGAAAGAGggcttttttttcttcagaGTCTAATTTTGCACAAGGcaattgcatgcatgcaatgaCAACTTCAACCTTTAAAAATAAGGACCTTGCGAAAGAAAACAAGCTTGTGAATATACTAAAGAAAAGTAGatttattcaagaaaaggattcaaaaaatattgaaatccTGACTAAATATTTATGGCCAAAAAATAGGGaatatagaaaaagaatcatcttttctttattaagCTTAGGTGTTGCTAAGCTTGCCACAATTCAAGTTCCATTATTGCTTTCAAGACTTATTGACAATGTAGGAGCTATTAGCTCTTCAAATCTTTCTTTATCTCTTACTAACAAACTCAATGTTCTCTTCTTAATTAGCTCTTATGGTATCGCAAGAATCTCTTCTTCTGGGTTTAATGAGCTTAGAAACGCCCTTTTTTCTGAAGTTAGTCAATATGCATGCAAGGATTTATCGCTAAAGGCCTTCCACCATTTTCACAATGTTAGTAATTTGAGTTTTATTCAAAGTCATAGATCTGGGGAACTCCTAACTATAATTACAAGAGGATTTAAGTCCGTATCTAAATTGCTTAATATAATGATATTTCAGATCATTCCCACTACTGCAGAATTCCTAATGGTTTTAGGGATTCTTCTTCACAAAGTTGGTTCTGAAGTAGCACTGATTACACTAGCAACAATGGTAGCTTATATGGACTTTACTAGAAGAATTACCCATAAAAGAACTATTTACAGAAAAAACATGAACACCTCCGAACAAAAATCGAATGGTCTCTTAAGCGATTCTCTAATCAATGCAGAAACTCTTAAATATCTGAATGGTGAGAAATATATCTATGATCTCTATTCAAAATACCAGGAAATATATAAGAATTCGAATGTTAAGGTACAAACATCCCTGgcatttttaaattttggCCAGAATTTCATATTTACAGGAGGACTTTTATCAGCAATGTTGATAACCACAAACAAAGTTTTAGCAGGAACGTTACCTATTGGTTCCATTGTACTTGTAACTTCTCTTTTATTCCAACTTGCTATTCCTTTAAACTTTATTGGTATGATTTACAGAGAGTCAAAATTAACTTTGATTGACTTAAGCAAGTTAAATGAGTATCTAACCATAAAGCcaaaaaattcttcaaattctcaATGTAGAACTATACAACTGAATCCAAAAACTAAAGTTTTAGACTTTTACAAAGAAATGAACCTCAATGGAACCGGCTCAAGTTctaaaaagaattcaattaaattggAAAACGTTTCTTTCGGTTTTCCATCGACTTTTGGAAATGAACATACATATATTGAAACCTCGAACTCTTCTGATGATTTAGTTGTGAATGATCTTTCTCTTGAAATTCCATTAGGAAAAAGAATGGGATTTGTTGGATCTTCTGGCAGTGGAAAAACAACTTTAGCAAAGCTGATATATAGAATATTCGAGCCAAACTCAGGAAAGATTCGAATCTTtggaaaagaaattgaagattatgaaataaatgaatatagAAATTGCTTTGCAGTACTCCCTCAAGAAGTTCTACTACTTAATATGAGTATTATCgacaatttaaaaattgcAAATAACAACGCAACTCTGGATGAGATTAAGTCAGCATGTAAACTTGCTGGAGTTCATGAGAAcattttgaagatgaagaatgGATATGAAACCATTGTAGGTGAAAGAGGATGTAGCTTATCAGGAGGTGAAAAGCAAAGATTAGGTTTTGCTAGGAtgttaattaaaaaatcgCCCATTTGGATTCTAGATGAACCTACCAGTGCTTTGGATTTAATAAACCACAATTTCATGGTAAAAATGCTTTCATTTCTCCATGAATACTCTCTATCAACCTCAAATTCTgtaaatttaaatgataaatatgATTTAGGATCTAAATATAAGGATATATTTAGCCTAATACCTTACGTTAAAgataagaaagaaattcaaaGCATTAAGAAGCTTATAGATGATATTGTAAAGCTGCCATTAACTATCATTGTAATAGCTCACAGACTCTCCAGTGTCCGTAACTTTGATTTAATAGCATATTTGGAAGAAGGAAATGTCAAAGAGGTTGGAAATCACGACCAacttattgaaaataaaatgcaATACTACCAGCTTTGGAACAAACAACATATCGACAGCATACTAAAGTAG